In Rhodobacteraceae bacterium LMO-JJ12, a single window of DNA contains:
- the galE gene encoding UDP-glucose 4-epimerase GalE, producing the protein MDNVLVTGGAGYIGSHACKALKAAGFNPVTYDNLSTGWRGAVKFGPLEEGDLLDRARLDAVFETYRPVAVMHFAALSQVGESIEKPGKYWRNNLSGSLNLVEAMTAAGCKRIVFSSTCATYGDQDNVVLDEASAQHPINSYGRSKRAIEDMLADFGLSDGLESVIFRYFNVAGADEDGEVGEFHQPETHLIPLILEAIEGKRGKLKVFGSDYDTPDGTCIRDYVHVMDLVDAHVLGLRWLVDGRGSRVFNLGTGSGFSVREVMQVAAEVTGRAVPHEDAPRRAGDCTRLVSGSERAAQELGWRPDRSILQTMIADAWRWHKVGGYE; encoded by the coding sequence TTGGATAACGTGTTGGTAACAGGTGGCGCGGGCTATATCGGCTCGCATGCCTGCAAGGCCTTGAAGGCGGCCGGGTTTAACCCGGTTACCTATGACAATCTGAGCACCGGCTGGCGCGGTGCGGTGAAATTCGGGCCTCTTGAAGAAGGTGACCTTCTGGATCGTGCCCGGCTTGACGCTGTGTTCGAGACGTATCGCCCGGTTGCGGTGATGCATTTTGCTGCGTTGAGCCAGGTGGGCGAGAGCATTGAGAAGCCTGGCAAATACTGGCGCAACAACCTATCCGGCTCGCTCAATCTGGTCGAGGCAATGACGGCGGCGGGCTGTAAGCGGATTGTTTTCTCCTCGACCTGTGCCACCTATGGCGATCAGGATAATGTGGTGCTGGATGAAGCCAGCGCGCAGCATCCGATCAATTCCTATGGCCGCTCGAAACGCGCAATCGAAGACATGTTGGCGGACTTTGGCCTTTCCGACGGGCTGGAATCGGTGATCTTTCGATATTTCAACGTGGCGGGTGCCGACGAGGATGGTGAGGTGGGCGAATTCCATCAACCCGAGACACATCTCATTCCGCTGATCCTTGAGGCGATCGAGGGCAAGCGTGGCAAGCTGAAGGTGTTTGGCAGCGATTACGACACGCCCGATGGCACCTGCATTCGCGATTATGTGCATGTGATGGATCTGGTGGATGCGCATGTTCTGGGGCTGCGCTGGCTGGTGGATGGCCGGGGCAGCCGGGTGTTCAACCTGGGCACCGGCAGCGGGTTTTCGGTGCGCGAGGTGATGCAGGTCGCCGCCGAGGTCACCGGGCGGGCGGTGCCGCATGAAGATGCGCCGCGCCGGGCGGGCGATTGCACGCGGCTGGTCTCGGGGTCGGAACGTGCCGCG
- a CDS encoding UTP--glucose-1-phosphate uridylyltransferase: VGFLQATVSFGLARDELRDGLMQYLQDVVHADKAAQ; encoded by the coding sequence AGTGGGGTTTTTGCAGGCCACCGTCTCGTTCGGGCTGGCGCGCGACGAGCTGCGCGACGGGCTGATGCAATACCTTCAGGATGTGGTGCATGCCGACAAGGCCGCGCAATAA